Below is a genomic region from Candidatus Hydrogenedentota bacterium.
CGATGGAGCCGCCGGCGAAGCGCGCGGCGTGCATGCCGGGGGTGAGCGCCGTGCCCCCCGCCTCCACGCCCACCAGCCTCACCGCCGCGTCCTGCAGGAACGCGTGGAAGAGGCCCATGGCGTTCGAGCCGCCGCCGACACAGGCGATGAGCAGGTCGGGCAGCCGCCCCTCGCGCTCGAGGATCTGGGCGCGGGCCTCGCGGCCGATGACGGACTGGAAGTCGCGGACGATCATGGGGAAGGGGTGCGGGCCGTGGACCGTGCCCAGGACGTAGTGCGTGTGCTCCACGTTGGTCACCCAGTCGCGCATGGCCTCGTTGATGGCGTCTTTCAGGGTCTTCGAGCCGGAGTCCACGGCGACGACCTTCGCGCCGAGGAGGCGCATGCGGAAGACGTTCAGCTTCTGCCGGGCGATGTCGTCCGTGCCCATGTAGATTTCACATTCCAGACCCAGACGCGCGGCGGCGGTGGCCGTGGCCACGCCGTGCTGGCCCGCGCCGGTCTCGGCGATGACGCGCGTCTTGCCCATGCGCTTCGCCAGCAGGCACTGGCCCAGGGCGTTGTTGATCTTGTGGGCCCCCGTGTGGGCGAGGTCCTCGCGTTTCAGGTAGACGCGCGCGCCGCCGAACTTCTCCGTGAGCCGGTCGGCCCGGTAGAGCGGCGTGGGCCGGCCGATGAAGTCGCGGTTCCACACGGCGGCCTCGGCCGCGAAGGCCGGGTCGGCTGCGGCGGCGCGGTAGGCCTCCTCCAGCTCGCCGAGGGCGAACATGAGGGTTTCGGGGACGTACTGGCCGCCGAAGCGGCCAAACCGGCCCCGCGCGTCAGGCCAGGGATACGCCCCGGGCGTTCCGGATGAACTGTCTGATTTTGTCATGGTCTTTCCGTCCAGGGGCCGATTCCACCCCCGAGGACACGTCCACGGCCCATGGACGCGCCTGTTTCACCGCTTCGGCCACATTTTCCGGCGCGAGTCCGCCGGCCAGAATGATCCGCCTCTCCCCCGCCGCCCGCGCCGCCAGCGACCAGTCGCCCACCTCCCCCGTGCCGCCGCGCCCCCCGGCGGACGCCGCGTCCACGAGCAGCGCGGGGCCGGGATAGGCCAGGGCCGCCGTCATGTCCGCCGGGGTCGCGGGACGCACGGCCTTGTAGGCCCGGCCGGGGAACAGGGCGCACAGTTCCGGCGGCTCCTCGCCGTGGAGCTGCACCAAATGGACAAACTTCAGGTATTCCGCCAGAGCTTCCGCCGTGTCGTTCACCGTCACGGCGACGGTCGTGACGAACGGCGGCAGCGCGGCGGCGATTTCAGCGGCGGTCTCCGGGGGAACATACCGGTTCCGGCGGCGCGCCTCCGGGGCGAGGACAAAGCCCACGGCGTCGGCGCCCGCGTCGCAGGCGGCGAGGGCGTCGTCCAGGCTCGTGATGCCGCAGATCTTAATCCGGATCGTCACAAAGGAGCTCCCGCACCTTGCGGTGGATGTCGCCGCTGGTCAGCAGGGACTCGCCCACGAGGATGGCATCCACGCCGCAGTCCTCCAGCATTCTCACCTCGCGGCGGTGGTGGATGCCGCTTTCGCTGACGAGAGTGTACCCGCCCGGCACCAGCCGTTTGAGGCGCATGGTGGTCTGCACGTCCACCTCAAGGGTGTCCAGGTTGCGGTTGTTGATGCCGACAATCCGCGCGCCGGCCACCAGCGCGCGGCCGATCTCCTCCTCCGTGTGCGTCTCGACCAGCGCCTCCATGCCGAGGGCGCGGGTCTGGGCGATCAGGTCCTGCAGCAGGGCGTCGTCCAGGATGCGCACGATCAGCAGGAGGGCGTCCGCCCCGGCCGCGCGGGCCTCGTGGAGCTGGTAGGGGTCAATGATGAACTCCTTGCGCAGACAGGGGATCGCGGAGCTCCGCCGCACCTTGGCGAGATCCTCCAGACTGCCGCCAAAGAAGGGGCCGTCCGTGAGGACGGACAGGGCGCGCGCGCCCGACTGCTCATAGAGGGCCGCCAGCTCCACGGGGTCCACGCCGGGCAGGATGTCCCCCCGGCTGGGCGAGCGCCGCTTGATCTCGGCGATGAGGCTGATGCCGTCCCGGCGCAGGGCGTCGCGGAAATTGTGGGGCGGCGGGGCGGACTCGATCTCCTCGGCGAGGAGGTCAAGGGGTTTCCGCGCCTTGCTTTCGGCGACTTCCAGCCGTTTTTGGGCGACGATTTTGTCAAGAATCATGGACGGGTCCTGCCTCGGAGTGGTTGGAAAAATGCGCGGAGCCAGCATACACCACGGGAACGGGTTAACGCCATCGCCCGTCGTTGGTGAGGCGGATCAGGGCCTCCAGCTTGGCCAGGGCGGCCCCGCTGTCGAGGGACTCCGCCGCAAGGAGGATTCCCCGGGGGATGTCCTCCGCGATGCCCGCCGCCACCAGACCGGGCGCGGTGTTCAGGACCACGGCGTCCCGGCGCGGCCCCCGCTCTCCGGAGAGGATGGCGCGGAGGATGCCCGCGTTCTCGGCGGGGTCCCCGCCGTGGAGGAAGGCGCGGTCCACCCGTGCAAACCCGAAGTCCTCGGGGCAGACCTCGAAGACGACCACTTTCCCGTGTTTCAACTCCGCGACCCGGCTGGGGCCGGACAGGGAGATTTCATCGAGTCCGTCCAGGCCGGAAACCACGAAGGCGTGGCGCACGCCGAGGCCCCGCATGACATGGGCCACGGGCTCCACATGGACGGGGTCGAAAACCCCCATCATCTGGGCGTCGGCCTCGGCGGGGTTGGTCAGGGGGCCGAGGAGGTTGAACACCGTGCGGACGCGCAGCTCCTGCCGGACCGGCGCGACGTGTTTCATGGCGCCGTGGAGGGCGCGGGCGAAGAGGAACCCCACGCCGATCTCGTCTATGCAGGCCGCCACCGCCTCCGGGGGCAGGTCAATGGCAACGCCCAGGGCCTCCAGCACGTCCGCGCTGCCGCAGCGGCTCGACGCGCTCCGGTTCCCGTGCTTGGCCACGGCCACCCCGGCCCCGGCGGCGACAAAGGCCGCCGTGGTGGAGATGTTGAAGGTGCCGGAATGGTCGCCCCCGGTGCCGCAGGTGTCCAGCAGCGGGCGGCGGGTCGGGCTCACCTTCACGGCGAAGCGCCGCATGGTCTCGGCCATGCCCGTGATCTCGTCCACCGTCTCCCCGCGCAGGCGCAGGGCGGCCAGCAGGGCGCCCATTTGGGCGTGGGTGGCGTTCCCCGACATGATGGCAGTCATGACCTCGGCCGCCTCTCCGCGCGAGAGGTGTCCTCCTTGGGTCACTACGGCCAGGGCATCCTGCATGAGCATGTGCGGGGTTCCGGGGGTTGGAAATGAGCAAGAATTTAGCAACCGGGGGGGAGCCGTGTCAATAAATGCCCGCCGATTTGGCACTAGCCAAGAATATCTGGTAATGTGTGTTTAGTATGAACACCGAAACGCCCTGGCATTTTGTCCACCTTTCCGATGCCCATCTCTCCAGCCATCATGACGGGGTGTGGAACAGCCGTTTTCTGTGCACCATGATGCCGGACCTCATGGCCCGTCTTGGGGAGGATCTCCGCGCGCTTCGGCCCGAGTTCCTGCTGGTGACGGGCGACATCGTGAGCGTGAAGACCCGTGAGGGCATGCTCGCCGCGCGCGACAGTCTGGAATCCCTCGGCATCCCCTACTATCCCATGGGCGGCAACCACGATTTTGTGCTGCCAGAGTCGCGGGAATGGTTTCTGGAGGCCTTCGAACACCGGCTTCCCGAACGGCGCGCCTTTTATGGGTTTGAGCACCGGAATCTGCGGTTTCATGTCCTGGACGCCTGGTGGGAGTGGTTGGACGGGGAGCTGCGCCCCGTGCCCCAGGATAAGTCCACCGAAGAGATGGACGAGGACCTGAAGGGGCTGCACTGGGGGATTCCCGAGGAGCAGTTTGTCTGGCTGGAGGGGCGGCTTTCCCGGCCTTTTGCGGGGGCGGATGTCGTGGCGGTCCATTATCCGGCCGTGCGCGTGCCGGACCGGCTGCGGTTTGAGGGGTTCCGCGACGGCGGGGCGCTGGTGAACGGTGTCCGGCTGCTGGCGCTGATGGGCCGGTTTCCGCGCGCCCGCGCGGTGTTTTCAGGACACGTTCATGTCCATTTTGCGGAGACCCTGGGGCGGGTCACCCAGGTCACCACGGGCTCCCTTCCTGAGTACCCCTCGGAATACCGGGTGGTGCGGGTGTTTGAGGACCGGATGGAGGCCGTCACCACCCCCCTCAGCGACCCCTCCTTTGCGGCGCGCTCCTTCCTGCCGGGCCGGGAACTGACGGCCGGCCAGCCGCAGGACCGCTCCGTGGTCATCCCGCTGAAGTAGCCCCTACTCCGTCCGCCGAAGGATCACCACCAGGTCTCCCCCGTCCGCCGGGAGGCCGCCCAGCCGCACGGTGGCCCCCTTTGCCAGACGCAACACGGTGTCCAGCGCTTTCCGGGGCGGGGCGTCGCCGTTCGGCGGCCCCTCGATGACCACGCGGACCCGCGTCTGCGGGTCTCCGGCGGGGACCGACTCCAGACTGAGCACGGCGGCATAGTCGGTGTGGGCCTGAAACGAGGCGCTTTTCCCCGGCCCAAGCTGCTCAGTGCCGTGCTTGACGAGGCGAAAGGTGCGGTATGGGAGGTCTTTCACCGCGTCGCGCACCGGGGCGAGGTCGGCGGGGATTTCCTTGGGACCCGCAGGGCCGGGCGCCGCGACGAGGCTCCAGACTTCCAGGGTCACGGTGCCGTCGGACAGCGCCTCCGGGCCGCCCGCGGCGGCCAGCATCACGGCGGCCAGCAGGGTCAGGGCCGTCACAGGTCGCTCCCGCCCTTCTTCACCCACACGGTGGTCAGCCCCTCTTTGCCGTCATACCAGTCCACAGTGGCCCCGTCGATTTCCGTCGTGGCGGACTCCACCTCCGTCGCTTGGACCTTTTCCGGGCCGCGGTTGAACACGGCCAGCAGGGCGGCCACCAGCAGCAGCGCGGCGGTGGCGAGGGAGGCCAGGGTCCAGAACCGGAACCGGGCGGGGCGCGGGGCTTCGATCTGTTCGCGGATTCCCGCCATGAAATGGGGGAACTGGGCGTCGCTGATGACGGGCGTGTCCTCGTTGAATACGGCGGCGGCGTCATGCAGCGCCCGCAGGTCCGCGATATAGGCGGCCTCTTCGGGGGCCAGCGCGCCGGGAACGGCGTCCCGGTCAAACAGGTCCGCCAGCTCCAGCAGTCGTTTTTCGTTGATCATGTCAGTCCCTCCCGGGTGACTCCTGCGCGGTGCAGGAGCTCCTGAAGTTTGCGCCGGGCGTGAAACAGCCGGCTCATCACCGTGCCCAGGCTGCACTCCATGGCCTCGGCCATCTCCTGGTACGACAGGCCCTCGTATTCCCGCAGGATGAACGCCGTCCGGTGTTTTTCCGGCAACTGGTCCAGGGCGCGGTTAATCGCCGCGCCCAGTTCCCGCAGTTCCACCGCGCGGTCGGGCGCTTCCGTGCCCGCAGGGGCGTCGGCCGCCCGCGCATCATCGAAGGCCACTGTTTCGAGCCTTCTGCGTTTCAGGAAGTCCTTGGCGTGGTTCGCCGCGATGCGGAGGAGCCACGGCTTGAAGCCGCTTTCCCCCCGGAACGTGCCGAGGGCCCGGTGGGCCTTCACGAAGACCTCCTGGGCCAGATCCCACGCCTCCTCGCGGTTTCGCGTGATGTGATAACACATGGCGTAAACCTGATTCCTGTAACGCTTTACCAAATATTCAAATGCGTCGGCGCTGCCCTTCACCGCCTGGGCGACCAGAAGCGCATCGTCCGGATCACCCGTTTCCGGGGGATTGCACTGCGATGAAGGTTTGCTGGCCATACGTTCTGGCAAATCCTTTGCCGTTGAATAGACGAGGGATTCCTCGCCTTTATTCAAACCGTTCGGCTAGTTCTTTCTAAGCGCAAGCACCGTGGTCAGTGCTGCGAGGGCATCCCGGAAGGGGGACTCGGGGAATTCCCGCGCCAGCGCGCGGGCGGTGTCCGCGTGTTCGGCCACCAGCGCGGCCACTTCTGCGGCGACGCCGGTTTCCGACAGGCGCGTCTGGACCCAGACGATGTTCTCTTTCCCCAACGCCTTTCCTGACAGGGCTGCAAGCCGGTTCCGGTCGTCCGGATGCAAGGCCTTCCGGAGGCGGATTAGCGGCACGGTGGCCTTCCCCTCGGCGATGTCGCCGCAGGCGGGCTTGCCCGTTTCCTCGGGGGACTGGGTCAGGTCGAGGAGGTCGTCCATGAGCTGAAACGCCACCCCGAAGGCCATCCCGTAGCGCCGGAGGCGGTCCGCCTCCGCGTCCTTTCCCGCCAGGAGCGCGGGGGCCTCGCAGGCGGCCGCGAAGAGGCTGGCGGTCTTGCCCTCCGCCAGGCGCAGGCAGTCTTCCTCGGTTGCCGAGCCCGCCGGAACGCCGAAGAAGGCCAGTTCGCATTCCGCCATGGCGCGGACCGTGCGGACGGCGCGGGTGACAATCTCGCAGGATTCGTATTCGCCGAGGGCTTCCACGGCGCGCGCGACGAGGTAGTCCCCCCCCAGCACCGCGGCATGGTTGTCCCAGAGCGCGTTCAACGAGGCGTTTCCCCGCCGGAGATACGCGTGGTCCACAACGTCGTCATGGGCCAGGGAGGCCATGTGCAGGAGTTCATAGGCGGCGGCCATGCGGGCGAAACGGGAGGGGTCCCCCTCCCCCACCGCGCCCGCCGCCATCAGCGTGAGCGCGGGACGCAGCCCTTTCCCCCCTGCGCCGGGGAGGTTCCCCCTCACCGGGAGCACGAGGCGCAGGGCGTCCCGCCAGACACCGTTCACCACCCCGCGAACCTCTTCCAGGGGCGCGGCGATGGGTGCATAGGCCTGCAATAGAAGCGCTTTCGTTTCCACGGGCGCATTGTATCACACGCCCTTTGGCGGATAGGTTGCGGTCTGCCGCATGGCCGCGATACGATGGCGCGGTGTTGAACGGGGGGGGGACAGGCCTCTTCTCTACTCAGCCGGGGAACAGAAAATGCGGACAGCCTATTGGGCGGGCAGAATGCGGCGGCTGGCGTCGCGTCCGGAACGGTTTGCGCGGATGAGCGCCTTTTTTCGCCATTATGCCGCCACCCGGAACCTGCGGCGGTCGGAGGAGGAAATGGCCGACGGTCTATCCTTTGTCCAGTCCCAGCCCGCTTATCTGATTCTGGAGACAGGGACTGCGTGTAATCTGCATTGTCCCCGCTGTTGGACGGGAGAGGGACGATTTCAGCTGGACCGGAACCTGCTGACGCGGGGAACCTTCGACCGGATCGTCCGCCATTTGCCGGCGGGCAGCCTGTGCGAGGCGAGCCTGTTCAACTGGGGCGAGCCGCTGCTGAATCCGGACATTGCGCATTTCATTCGCTGGTTCTCGCGGCGCGGGATACGCACGGTGCTGCACACGAATTTCAGCGCGCGGGACTACGATGGGGCCTACCTGGAGGCGCTGGTGCGCAGCGGGCTCACGCACCTTGCCGCGTCCGTGGACGGGGCGACGCAGGCATCCTATGAGAAGTACCGGGTGGGGGGGAATCTGGAGCGGGTGCTGGGGAACCTGCGGCGGCTGCGGGAGACCCGGGACCGGCTGGGCTGGTCCTCCCCGAAGATCGCTTACAAGATGCTCCTGAACCGCTTCAACCAGGGGGAGGTGGAGGCGGCCCGAAGCCTTGCCGGGGAACTTGGCGTGGAGTTTCAGCTTCAGGAGACCATGGGCTTTCCCAGCGACGAGGCCCGGCGGGAATGGGCCGCCGACACGGTGAAGGAGAAATATGGGGACAAGCCCGTGCCGCTGGCATCAGCGGACGCGGCGGGCCGTATTCCCACGGAATGCTGCCAGTTGTGGAACACCCTGGTTGTCCATGCCAACGGCGACGTGCTCCCCTGCTGCCAGGTTTTTACGCGGGACGCCCATATTGGCAACCTCGTGGAGACCCCTTTTCGGAAGCTGTGGAACAGCGAAAAGATGCGGTATCTGCGGCGGTATGTGACCGATCCGTACTGTCCCCCGCCGGATTTCCCGAATCTCTGCGCGCGCTGCGTCTTCCGCTACTGCACCTACAACCATCTTCCGTCAAGGGTGTCCCCCGAGGAGCGGGAATAGGGGGTCCGGGGCGGGGGTGTTCTTTACTGCAATGGGCGGACGGTGCCCGGCTGTGCTATTCTATTCGCGGAGGTTTCAGCATGTCGTTGCTTAAAGTGGTCTATTATCCGGACCATCCCCTGAAGAAAAAGGCCCAGCCGATCACGGATTTCGGCCCGGCGCTGCAGAAGTTCGCGGAGGACATGGTGGAGACCATGTTCGAGTTTGACGGCGTGGGGCTGGCGGCGCCGCAGGTGGGGGTGTCGAAGCGATTTCTGGTCTATTGCGAGCCCGAAGGCGAGCCGAACTGCCTCGTGAACCCCGAAATCGTGGAGATGGAGGGCCGGGAGTTTGGCGAGGAGGGCTGCCTCAGCCTGCCGCAGCTTTGGGCGAGCGTGCCCCGCGCCACGCGGGTGCGGGTAAAGGCCCAGGATTTGGACGGCAACCCGTTGGAACTGGAGGCGGAGGGCTTTCTGGCGCGGATTTTCCAGCATGAATGCGACCATCTGGACGGGATCGTGTTTCCCGACCGGCTGGACGTGTTTACGCGCGAGGCGGCGCTGAAGGAGTGGATGGACAGACGGGAGGCGGCCATCAGGGATGTCGGGAAGGTGGGGCATTCCGATGCTGATTAACTCCCCCGCAATGGACCGGCTGGTGGAGGCGTTCCGGCGGCTGCCCGGCGTGGGCCGGCGGACGGCGGAGCGCTACGCGATGCAGCTGATGGCCGCGCCCCCGGCGGTGGCCGGGGAGCTTTCCGAGGCCGTGGCGCGGGCGCGGGCCGCTGTGACGGAGTGTTCCGTCTGCCGCAACCTTACGGAGCAGGACCCCTGCGTGGTGTGCGCCGGCGACCGGCG
It encodes:
- a CDS encoding polyprenyl synthetase family protein translates to METKALLLQAYAPIAAPLEEVRGVVNGVWRDALRLVLPVRGNLPGAGGKGLRPALTLMAAGAVGEGDPSRFARMAAAYELLHMASLAHDDVVDHAYLRRGNASLNALWDNHAAVLGGDYLVARAVEALGEYESCEIVTRAVRTVRAMAECELAFFGVPAGSATEEDCLRLAEGKTASLFAAACEAPALLAGKDAEADRLRRYGMAFGVAFQLMDDLLDLTQSPEETGKPACGDIAEGKATVPLIRLRKALHPDDRNRLAALSGKALGKENIVWVQTRLSETGVAAEVAALVAEHADTARALAREFPESPFRDALAALTTVLALRKN
- the trpC gene encoding indole-3-glycerol phosphate synthase TrpC, with translation MILDKIVAQKRLEVAESKARKPLDLLAEEIESAPPPHNFRDALRRDGISLIAEIKRRSPSRGDILPGVDPVELAALYEQSGARALSVLTDGPFFGGSLEDLAKVRRSSAIPCLRKEFIIDPYQLHEARAAGADALLLIVRILDDALLQDLIAQTRALGMEALVETHTEEEIGRALVAGARIVGINNRNLDTLEVDVQTTMRLKRLVPGGYTLVSESGIHHRREVRMLEDCGVDAILVGESLLTSGDIHRKVRELLCDDPD
- a CDS encoding radical SAM protein yields the protein MSAFFRHYAATRNLRRSEEEMADGLSFVQSQPAYLILETGTACNLHCPRCWTGEGRFQLDRNLLTRGTFDRIVRHLPAGSLCEASLFNWGEPLLNPDIAHFIRWFSRRGIRTVLHTNFSARDYDGAYLEALVRSGLTHLAASVDGATQASYEKYRVGGNLERVLGNLRRLRETRDRLGWSSPKIAYKMLLNRFNQGEVEAARSLAGELGVEFQLQETMGFPSDEARREWAADTVKEKYGDKPVPLASADAAGRIPTECCQLWNTLVVHANGDVLPCCQVFTRDAHIGNLVETPFRKLWNSEKMRYLRRYVTDPYCPPPDFPNLCARCVFRYCTYNHLPSRVSPEERE
- the trpD gene encoding anthranilate phosphoribosyltransferase, whose amino-acid sequence is MQDALAVVTQGGHLSRGEAAEVMTAIMSGNATHAQMGALLAALRLRGETVDEITGMAETMRRFAVKVSPTRRPLLDTCGTGGDHSGTFNISTTAAFVAAGAGVAVAKHGNRSASSRCGSADVLEALGVAIDLPPEAVAACIDEIGVGFLFARALHGAMKHVAPVRQELRVRTVFNLLGPLTNPAEADAQMMGVFDPVHVEPVAHVMRGLGVRHAFVVSGLDGLDEISLSGPSRVAELKHGKVVVFEVCPEDFGFARVDRAFLHGGDPAENAGILRAILSGERGPRRDAVVLNTAPGLVAAGIAEDIPRGILLAAESLDSGAALAKLEALIRLTNDGRWR
- the def gene encoding peptide deformylase → MSLLKVVYYPDHPLKKKAQPITDFGPALQKFAEDMVETMFEFDGVGLAAPQVGVSKRFLVYCEPEGEPNCLVNPEIVEMEGREFGEEGCLSLPQLWASVPRATRVRVKAQDLDGNPLELEAEGFLARIFQHECDHLDGIVFPDRLDVFTREAALKEWMDRREAAIRDVGKVGHSDAD
- the trpB gene encoding tryptophan synthase subunit beta, with translation MTKSDSSSGTPGAYPWPDARGRFGRFGGQYVPETLMFALGELEEAYRAAAADPAFAAEAAVWNRDFIGRPTPLYRADRLTEKFGGARVYLKREDLAHTGAHKINNALGQCLLAKRMGKTRVIAETGAGQHGVATATAAARLGLECEIYMGTDDIARQKLNVFRMRLLGAKVVAVDSGSKTLKDAINEAMRDWVTNVEHTHYVLGTVHGPHPFPMIVRDFQSVIGREARAQILEREGRLPDLLIACVGGGSNAMGLFHAFLQDAAVRLVGVEAGGTALTPGMHAARFAGGSIGMLQGALSYVLQDENGQIGATHSVSAGLDYASVGPEHAHLFETGRVEYTRAEDDAALEAFQWCSRLEGIIPALESAHALAELARRAPGMPGDALIIVNLSGRGDKDAQHAASFILPGESF
- a CDS encoding sigma-70 family RNA polymerase sigma factor, with translation MASKPSSQCNPPETGDPDDALLVAQAVKGSADAFEYLVKRYRNQVYAMCYHITRNREEAWDLAQEVFVKAHRALGTFRGESGFKPWLLRIAANHAKDFLKRRRLETVAFDDARAADAPAGTEAPDRAVELRELGAAINRALDQLPEKHRTAFILREYEGLSYQEMAEAMECSLGTVMSRLFHARRKLQELLHRAGVTREGLT
- a CDS encoding phosphoribosylanthranilate isomerase, with protein sequence MRIKICGITSLDDALAACDAGADAVGFVLAPEARRRNRYVPPETAAEIAAALPPFVTTVAVTVNDTAEALAEYLKFVHLVQLHGEEPPELCALFPGRAYKAVRPATPADMTAALAYPGPALLVDAASAGGRGGTGEVGDWSLAARAAGERRIILAGGLAPENVAEAVKQARPWAVDVSSGVESAPGRKDHDKIRQFIRNARGVSLA